The Ziziphus jujuba cultivar Dongzao chromosome 5, ASM3175591v1 genome segment ACCAGCCTCCTAGTCGgaaaagagatggagatgtcaAGCTTGATATGGGCGGTGGAGGCCAAGTTCTAGATCTGGAAACCGCGGTCAAAGATGGGATTTTGGGCTGCGGTGGTGGGTTCATCTgcggcggcggcggcggcgTCGCTACTGAAAAATTGGATCTGACGAAGATGATTGAAGAGCTCGAGTCCATTGAGGTTCCTTCGGTGTTTATTTGTCCAATCTCATTGGAGCCAATGCAAGATCCTGTCACTCTTTGCACTGGTCAGACCTACGAGAGAGCCAACATTCTCAAATGGTTCTCGTTCGGCCATAACACTTGTCCCACAACGATGCAAGAGCTTTGGGACGATTCCATCACGCCGAATAAGACCCTTCACCAGCTGATTTACAGTTGGTTCTCGCAGAAGTATGTAGCCGTCAAGAAGAGGTCCGAAGATGTGCAAGGCAGGGCTTTGGAGCTCCTGGAGACATTGAAGAAAGTTAAGGGTCAAGCTAGAGTTCAAGCTctcaaggagctcagacaggtGGTGACCACTCATGGGTCGGCTAAGAAGACGACGGTGGATAGTGGTGGCGTTACTTTGATTTCTTCTTTGTTGGGTCCTTTTACTTCTCACGCTGTTGGGTCTGAAGCAATTGGAATCCTCGTGAATTTGGACCTTAATTCGGAGTCAAAGAAGAATCTGATGCAACCGTCCAAGATATCCTTAATGGTGGACATGTTGAACGAGGGCTCTATCGAGACCAAGATCAACTGCACGAAATTGATACAGATATTGATGGAGGGCAAGGATTTCAACTCAGAAGAAGTTGTGTCAAGCTTGAGTCTTGTGGTTGGATTGTTGAGGTTAGTGAAGGATAAGAGACACTCTAATAGGGTATTGCCCGGACTCTGTTTGCTTAAGACTATTTGTTCGCACGAATCTCTCAGAAACTCCGCTGTGAGTGTTGGGGCTGTTCCTCAATTGATTGAGATCTTGCCGGGCTTGAATAATGAGTGTCTGGAATTAGCCCTTAACATCTTAGAAGATTTGTCGACTCTCCCTGAAGGAAGATTGGCTTTGAAAGATTGTCCAAATACAATACCCAATTTGGTTAGATTGTTGATGAAAGTTTCAGAGAGCTGTACCCAGCTTGCGCTGTCGATTTTGTGGGCTGTCTGCAAACTTTTCCCGGAAGAATGTGCTTCACTAGCTGTTGAGGCAGGTTTGGCGGCGAAGCTTCTGCTTGTTATTCAGAGCGGTTGCAATGCAGTATTGAAGCAGCGAGCCGCTGAGCTCTTGAAATTGTGTAGTCTAAATTACACTGCTACTATCTTCATTTCCAAGTGTAAGCTTACAAGAACAATacaatgaagaaaaaataaatatatggcaATGTTGATATACAATATCTTCTCATTTTTCCTTCATCCCAACGGAAGAAGAACTTGATTTGAAGACAGAGTCGATTGGGTTTCTGAGGTACCCGTTGTTCATGTGTATATTCGATTAAACTACTTTGATATAAATTTGTTTCCACTTCAAAGAAGCATCATAATGTGGATtgaattaccattttttttttgttttctttttttcttttgcatagctgtagacttgttaactatatattagcCTTTTTTCTCACTGAATTTTTCCAATAAGCCTTCAATCCAAATTGAGATTATTTCATTTGTAGACCATGGAAAAATCCTTGAAATATAGTTTGCTTTTAATGTCGCAGTCTACAGGAGAGTTTGTATATCATGACTCTATGAGAAGTTGAGAGTGGTTAAGTGTGCATCGTGAGTGTAGTTAGTTTTCCTTGTTGGTTCCCATTGGTTCCTGAATTCTTCTCCTCCCCAAAGTGAGGACTCAAATGTGAAACCCTTTTGCAATTAAGTACTTATAATtccatttttcaatttcaacaagCTCCTTGGTGCCCTAATCGTTCAGACTCTCCATAAATGTGTGTATTAGTCTTTAAGAATCTCACCATTGTAGAGTTTGTCTAGCGTTTTGTTCAGAGGAATGAAATTGTATAAGatgatcaatattttttttattttttattttttattttttgggggtgGTTAAATTGGACACCCGGGTGTGGTTTCTCACACAAATTAAACATTTTGAACTTTGCACATATTACCCTTGAAATGACCAATCCGGATAGAGGAAATGGATTTTTACATTGGGTGATGAAAGAGGGAATTGGAAATTTTCCTCTTTCTTGTGTAGTAATCTAAAAAGTGGTTTGAAGTATATAACCAGACAGAATTTCTAGTAAATATAACCAGACAGAATTTCTTGTATGACTATACTTTCCTAATATGATACTTTGGAAGAAAGGTAAAAAGATGCTAAATTGAGGAGGGGTGGAGGGAAGACTTCCGTTCATCTTTGAAAGGTTTACAATTTGTGTAATTTCACAGGCACAAAAAGAGAAGTCATGCTTATCACTAAAGCAAGCATATATAAGGTCGTAATCCCTCTATTCCAACCCCTTCCCCACCCCACCCAGCCCATGAGAAGTTgggaaagaataaataaatagagaaaaaagCCAACCAATATGTCAAGAATGATGGGGTCAAGAGTACAGAGACAATGCGCTGGCCATGCCAGCATGTTCAATGTTCAACATGGATGGGTCAGCCTAATTTTCTCCTCCTACACTCTATGGGAGTCTCCGTTTATGATTGCTAGCTATTCATATCCAAAA includes the following:
- the LOC107408778 gene encoding U-box domain-containing protein 30; translated protein: MPMYQPPSRKRDGDVKLDMGGGGQVLDLETAVKDGILGCGGGFICGGGGGVATEKLDLTKMIEELESIEVPSVFICPISLEPMQDPVTLCTGQTYERANILKWFSFGHNTCPTTMQELWDDSITPNKTLHQLIYSWFSQKYVAVKKRSEDVQGRALELLETLKKVKGQARVQALKELRQVVTTHGSAKKTTVDSGGVTLISSLLGPFTSHAVGSEAIGILVNLDLNSESKKNLMQPSKISLMVDMLNEGSIETKINCTKLIQILMEGKDFNSEEVVSSLSLVVGLLRLVKDKRHSNRVLPGLCLLKTICSHESLRNSAVSVGAVPQLIEILPGLNNECLELALNILEDLSTLPEGRLALKDCPNTIPNLVRLLMKVSESCTQLALSILWAVCKLFPEECASLAVEAGLAAKLLLVIQSGCNAVLKQRAAELLKLCSLNYTATIFISKCKLTRTIQ